The following coding sequences lie in one Apium graveolens cultivar Ventura chromosome 1, ASM990537v1, whole genome shotgun sequence genomic window:
- the LOC141713940 gene encoding uncharacterized protein LOC141713940, producing the protein MLPIEVGSPSHRAINFDQEANEEGFRTNMELVDEVRDQAVEMMEKYKEKTREHFSKKSRVKNFQVGDLVLRDIEALDPTNTGKLMPKWEGPYKVKEVLRPGTYKLLSMDGSEVPNTWH; encoded by the coding sequence ATGCTCCCTATTGAAGTGGGATCTCCTTCTcacagagcaataaactttgaCCAGGAAGCAAACGAAGAAGGATTTAGAACAAATATGGAGCTAGTTGATGAGGTCCGGGATCAAGCTGTAGAAATGATGGAAAAGTACAAGGAGAAAACAAGAGAGCACTTCAGTAAGAAATctagagtcaaaaacttccaagttggagacttAGTCCTTCGAGATATAGAAGCATTAGATCCCACAAACACTGGAAAgctaatgcccaaatgggaaggaccatacaaagTCAAAGAAGTCCTGAggccaggaacctacaagctcctGAGCATGGATGGCTCAGAAGTCCCAAATACTTGGCATTGA